CTTTGGCTAAATTTTGGGTATCAATGCATGGGAAAGGTCTTAGGAAATTTACTTGGTATTACTTTGAAAAGTTAGAGAACGGAGGTTTAGGTTTCTGTGTATTGAGGATGGATCTGGTAGATTGAGAAGGGAGAAAGATATATGAATTGAGAAATTGATGAACTAATGAgtttggaatgaaaatgttgaattgacagtggttgagatgagtcgaggactcGGAATGAAATGATGGATCCATGCTATACTGAAAAATGTTTTCTGAAAACCACTAAACTATTGTTTTATACTGAGATTgttgagacgctatgcgcccgGCAGAGACGGCGGTCGGATCCtgcctgtcgaggtagcggtgGCGGCGTAAGGGCAGTGATTTGTTCCACttgcgttgagatgtgaggtccaTGACAAcagtatcccgctcgcatcccttcggatcacTAGAGTGTGGAGGCACAAAATCCTGGATGGTGTTCCGAGCACCAGATGTCGGGGGTTCCCAATCATGATTCCGAAgggcgacatctccatggagatgtgtcgggttggcagttgaaccgacaatgtaatatcacagccagtaggataggcattcatcatgtacatcttctatttgtttgtttgctttgctgACTTATAATTgattgcctaattgtataacatgcctaattgcctacttgaattacttgccatATATGTctatacttgtgttttacttgcattgaTATTATCTAtgctttctactgggattgaggaggttcggaaggcggtggTGATGGAATCGCATGGAGGATAGATTGGTGAAGGCTGTAGGACAGCGGAGAACTGTTAGATTAGAAAATCCCTTAAGTTAGATTACCCCTTTTATTATGTTAAGGTTTTATGTTATGCTTTATTATTTAGTTATGCTTTAAGATGAATCTTATGATTgatatgaagttctaggattaccTCTAACGTTccggggtcttatatcttatatcactgggcactgttaccatactgagaacctccggttttcataccatattctgttgttgtttttcagatgtaggtcgcAACCCACTTCGGTGAGTTGTTTCGATGGTGACAAAGCAGAGGATCTCTATCTGTTTTGGAGTTtctttttgcttattttgtatatgcctctcatcttttgtatttactttttcctagaggcttactttgagagaaaaacttgtataagctgttttaactTCAGATTTCTGTATGGTCTATATATAACTAGTCAGCTTAAACTCTGCGAGCCGTGGCTAGATTCCTATGTTATTACactcttatattttgttatattatatctttttcttgtgCATTAAGTTAGTAGCTTCCTGAGTACGTTTTGCACTTTTTAAACTCTATTTTTGAGCTGtatccttcatcgggcttctagactatattaattctttctatatacTATATGTATGAgtttagaactgtcgtaacctttgattaacctttacTTTACAACGCGAGGTAAGGTTTAGGGTAATTAAGATGTTACAAAATATAACCAAAAATTCAGTACAACAAATGTTAACAACTCAAATTACAAAAAGTcaagtatatattatttaataatcttTTTAAAGACTGTTAGTAATAGAGATTCAAAATCACAGGATAAGAGACAGAGACATAATATAATGACTTATTGAGAGGAAGAGTAAAAGTTGAAGCTATGGTGATTATTGTTAGAAAAGGATTGTGGCATTTTCTTTGTGGACGTCTAATGCTTTTTGCTACTTTCGTCAACAACTTTTCAATAAAGCGGTTATGTTCTACTGCGATAGGGTTTCGATTGGCTTCACTTCAGTGTGAATTGATTCATTCTGAGACACCAATGACAATGAGAATAGAGCAAGAAAAGATGGTGTCTTAGAGTTTTGATTTGATAAAGAAGACGAGGAGAATATCAGAGAGAAAGAAGGAATTTGGATGACATTACCATGAATATCTTTCATAAACTAACATTTGGTTAAAAATGTCAAACGAATATAATATTTCATggttacaaagtttatttaattaatcataGTCAGTATTGTTAGAGGCTCAATCATTCATGGTCAGAAATAACTATTTATTCttcttataaatataaatataaattattattgactaaatACTATCTCAAAATGATAATATTTGTTAGTCATGTAAcgtttttgtaatattttaataactttatttattaaaatacttatgaatttaattttaatttattatcaatattttacatggttaataaagtaaaattaaactcaatatttatttctttaattatatttatatggctttactctttaatttttgtatgtgtttttttttatttcttttagttaCCTTTAGTgtattatttctttatttgtttggaAAAgatagttaaattatttttattaataaaatatatagttaAATTTATCATTTATTGGTTATAAGTATTAATTAATGCATATAAATACATTTTGaagtaaaataaagaaaagaagaaagaaacaaataattattttttagggaattaaaattctttatttttactaGTCAAAGTTCTTCATTAATATCtcttgtattttaaaattttcttcaaaaaatacctaatcatattattttgtcattgaaaattataaatattctgtaaaattaattttccaaGCGCATCCAACAGAACCAAAAAATCTGTTTTATAAGTATGGATGGATAGAATAttgtaactataaaataaaaaacaaacaaattgtTTTAAAGTCGGGTGTAAAATTGAGAGTTAGTTTGCACAATTGTATTTGCACCCTTCAAGGGTAAAGCTATGGCTGTGTGACAGCGACCATTACCGAAAGCCTCGCTCCACTATTTGCCCTTTTTCCAAACGCCACCCCTCACAATTCTCGTCTTCCCTCACACACacaaccactttctctctcattCCGTTGccatttgttttttctttgtaACCTCCGTCCGCTCCCCCCTATCGCTCCTAGAACCTTCTCTCCTCTCACGGTAACTACCTCTTTCGATTCTCTATTCCTCATTTCTTATTTAGTTCATGCTTCACtttcattattttgatgtggCCTCGTTCACGCTATTTTGTTAGTAACTTCGACTTGTATGTCTCTAATCTCTAATATACTTTATTGATTTCTCATTCATTTTCGCCTATTAGAGTCCTTTCTTGGTTGAATTATATTGTATTCATTTAATTGGGTTAGATTAGATGGATCTGATATATTGTATTCGTTTATTGTTTGATTTTGGATctatgaatttaaatttaggGTTCTTGTTACATTTGCAGGGGTAACGAagcattgataaaaaaattccaaGGGTTTTGTAATCAATTTGGGGACACCTTATATAGTTGATGGCCTTCGATCATAACTACTATTCCCGGGGATGTAAAACTCTGCCACATTCCCTTATAGACACAGAAAATTATAACAATTCCAATGGTTGTTTTGATTGCAACATATGCTTAGACTTTGCAAACGAGCCAGTTGTCACGCTTTGTGGCCATCTCTACTGCTGGCCTTGCATCTACAAATGGCTCCATGTCCAGAGCGCTTCCCTTGCCTACAACCAGCAGCCGCTATGCCCTGTCTGCAAAGCTGAAATATCCCATGCCACGATGGTTCCCCTCTACGGCCGTGGCCACAGCAACCGTGAAGAGAAGGCGGCCTCATGCAGGGACATTTGTGTCCCGCCGAGGCCACCTGCTTCCGGTCCCCTGTCTTTGCTGTCCATGTCTCAGAATGGCCAGCAGCGGCTTCCTTATCGGAATCCTTACCAGGGTCAACACTTTAGCGTCGCGCAAGAGGAGGACAATGCTTCGCAAATGCTGAATCTTGGTGCTTCTGTAACGCCGGCCTTCCTCCCCCACCCGATGGTTGGAATGTTTGGGGAGATGT
The genomic region above belongs to Arachis duranensis cultivar V14167 chromosome 3, aradu.V14167.gnm2.J7QH, whole genome shotgun sequence and contains:
- the LOC107480805 gene encoding E3 ubiquitin-protein ligase RMA1H1; this encodes MAFDHNYYSRGCKTLPHSLIDTENYNNSNGCFDCNICLDFANEPVVTLCGHLYCWPCIYKWLHVQSASLAYNQQPLCPVCKAEISHATMVPLYGRGHSNREEKAASCRDICVPPRPPASGPLSLLSMSQNGQQRLPYRNPYQGQHFSVAQEEDNASQMLNLGASVTPAFLPHPMVGMFGEMFYTRVFGNSESLYGYPNSYHTMGSISPRLRRQEMQADKSLNRISIFLLCCFILCLIVF